In Canis lupus baileyi chromosome 19, mCanLup2.hap1, whole genome shotgun sequence, the sequence TATTTCAATGAGGCCAACACTGGGAAGATAGTGAACTGGCATCTCAAAGATCACCCCCAAAGAGCCGAAAATACTTCTGGTTTATATAAGGAGAATGTAAGACGAAGGCCGGTGGGCGGTAGGGACTTGCAGGTGGGCAGTAAAGCAGGTGGATCCTTACTTTGGGGTTGATCACGTGGGGTCCGGCTGACGCCAGGGCTGTCCCTATTGCTTGGGGGCATAGTTTAGGTTCCCATCACAGGATGCTTTGCCCTCTGGGTCTTCTGCTagagttaagagataagctggaaagagGAACACAATCAATTAGAAAGTACTGActgaggggcgtctgggtggctcagtttattgagcatctgcctttcgctcaggccgtgatcccagggtcctgggatcgaggcctgcatcaggctccccacagggagcctgcttctccctctgcctgtgtctctgcctctatttattctctcccatgaataaataaataatttattttgaagtcaAAATGGAAGTAGTTGGAAGTTCCTTTGTcaggctgaagaaaaaaaaaaacttaggacaAGAACACGGGAGTCGGTGCTGATGTAGAGCACAGCAATCTGCCTCCAGTCCCAATCACTGGTCTGGCCCTCATCGGTCCCAGCCCCCTCTCTATTCTTCGTGTCTCTTTATGTCACAGCTTTGTGTCCATTCTTGCCCAGGCTTTACATTTTTACAACTACATAAATGTCACCCCCAAGGGAGCCCATGGAGTATTTTGAAGTTACACTTCCCTTCTTGTACAGTTTTGGTACAGTTGGAATTCATAATTGTCTTGTGTTCCTTTGGCATAGTTTTCCAAACTCCCATGACTGTCTCATCCCTGCTATCTTGGGCAAGAGTATAGATGTGTTCTCAGGATTTTCAAACTCATTATGTATtgatctgtttcttcttcttcttcttggcgACTCTCTTCTGGAGCCCTAccccatttattcactcattcattcattccggAAACATCTGTGAGGGCCTGCCAGatgccaggctctgctctcagcactgGACGTGTAGCAGTGCACATGTCAGAATCATCACCCTCCTGGAGTTTACTCTGGAGATGGGGGAGACAGAAATAGCAATAAGTGTAAGAAAAAATACGACTTTAGAAGATAGTATGTTTTATGGGAAAAATTGAGCTTGATAAAATGGATTGGAAGGGCAGGCAGGGAGACATAATGAAATTCTAAATAGATGGTGGTGACTCCTCTGAGAGGTAGCATCGGAGTACCCTTGAAGAGAACGAGGGTATCTTGGGGCAGCACTTTCCAGGTAGGGGGATGGTCAGGGCAAAGGCCCTGCTGGGAGAAGATGCTACGTTGTGATGGGGGCCAGACAGGGGCCAGGGGGACAGTGGCGGGCAGCAGGGTGAGTGGAGGGAGAGGTCGAGGGGCACAGCAGGGACTTCAGGAAATGATATCTTGTAGGGCCTCATCGGCCACTGTAAGGACTTGATTTCACAAGTAAAATGAGCAACTTGAATTCTGAAAGGATGATGCCTTACTGGGTGTTCTGTCAAGAAGATCGCAAGGGGAGACTCAGGGAGACCCCTTAGGAGAGCACAGTGATCCTGGTAAGAAATAATGGTGGGCTGGACCAGAGTGTAAATAATACAGATGGTAGAGAGAGTGGTCAGCTTCTGGATAGATTTGGGAGTTAGACTAAGATCTCCTTGTggactgagtgtgtgtgtgtgtgtgtgtgtgtgtgtgtgtgtgtgtgtgttaaagacagagagagagatagaggcagagagagtgtaCACACACAAGAGACTTGTCAAGGAGAACCCACTTCTTGCTGCACTTCTGATGGGCAGCTCTCCAGGTCACCTGCAAGGTTGTCCTGAGGTCTACCTTTACACCATCCTAGAGATCCCTCTTCTCTTGGGGGGGATTCCTCATTTTCTAGGGACACTTCATCCTTACTTCATGGGAAGTAAGTTTTGAGATGTTGCAGGTCTTTTAATGCCCATATTTGCTGCAGAATAAAAGCTGAGTATGGAATTCTAGGTTGGAAACCATTCTGATCTTTTTTGAAGGTCTCGTTCCATTGACTTCTGGTTACCAGTGTTGCGTGTCCAAAGATACCTTTCACTCCAATTCTTATTCCTAAGTGACCTTATTGTCTTCTCTTTGAAAACCTTGAGAATTTTCTCCTTGGACCCAGTGTTCTAAGCTTTCacaatgaaaattttagaaaaaaattctgcatTGCTGGATGTGCAGTGGATTCTTTCAAGCTAGAAATGCCATGTCCTTCAGTTTGAGGATGTCTGCCCCCTTGGGTTTCTCTATTCTTTCTAGAATTATTATTCAGGTATTGGCTTCCCTGGACTGGTTCTTTCTGAACACCACCAGGGAGTTTCCTAGTTCAAATTCTcctgaagaaaacagaattcaCCCAACCAGCTCATCTAGTCAAGACAAGCCAGATTAGTCATGAACTGCCAAGCAGACAATGAATTGGTTTCCTTTGGCTTCACTTGGTTTAATCAGCTCTGGGTCATGTGACACAGAGCCACCACTCCTATGAGTTCCATTAGCAGGAGGATAGGCATTTGAGAACAGGCTTGTTTCATTAAGATAAAGCTAATTGCAAATATTCTTTGCTGTCAAATCTTATGTCAAGTAATGGgttctgagtttaaaaaaatatggttatactgtgtatatatatatatgtatatttttgactAGTAAattgtaaaaacattttaaatatgacatACCATATTCTTTAGACATATATTCCAGATGGATCAAAGATTAAagcatttgaagaaagaaaagacaaaagaaagagaaagaaagaaatatattagaGGAAACACGGGTTAATAATTTTCAAACCATGATGTTGGAAAGATCTTACTAAGACTTGACAGTAAGAACAGAGaccataaaggaaaaggaagataaatTTAACTATATAAACATTGAATATTTATGTtgaaaaaatttcataaaatgtaaaaaaaaaaaataaccaggagGAAATTTGCAACACTTGACAAGCAGTTAGTATCCTTAAAATATGAAGAGCGCTTACAAATTAGTAAGAAAATTCCATAGAGGAATTGACAAAGCAAAacaggcatttcttttttcttaaagattttatttatttattcatgagagacacagaaacagagaggcaaggacacaagcagagggagaagcaggctgcctatggggggcctgatgcaggattggattccaggaccccaggatcatgacctgagctgaaggcagacgctcaaccactgagccacccaagagtcccacAGGCATTTCTTAAGAGGAAATATACATAGTAGAAATGTGAAAAGAATTCAACCTTATGATAATGAATGTAAAGGATAAACAACATTGTTATAATTGTCAAAGCTTGAAATGGTTGATAAAAGTGTACTGGCAAAGAGAGagacatttcctcttttttatattGGCCAGAATATAAATTGTTATATcgttttttggaaaaataatttatataatcctTATGTAATATGTCAAAATACAAAGTGCTtaagaccttctttttttttttttttttttaaagattttatttatttattcctgagagacacagaaagagagagaggcagagacacaggccgagggagaagcaggctccatgcagggagcccgatgtgggactcgatccagggcctccaggatcatgccctgagccgaaggcaggagctaaactgctgagccacccagggacccccaagaCCTTCTTATTCAGAAACGACACCTCTAGGGATTTGGGTTAAGAAATGATtgtacaggagcacctgggtggctcagttggttaaacatctgactcttggttttggctcaggtcatcatctcagggtcctgggatcgagccccacatcagactccatatgctcatcagggagtctgctaaggattctctctccctttccctctgcccctccccctgctcattctctctctctctctctctctctctctctctctctctcaaataaataaataaataaataaatcttaaaaaagagatgtTTGTATAATTGTGAAAACATATGTACATAGATGATTAACACTATGGTATTTATGAGACTGAAGACATAATAGTTACCCAGATTGATAGCAGTTAAAGATTGATGAGACAAAATTTGGTACATAAACACAGTGGAGCCCTATGAGGTCATTAGAGGTGATGATGTCAATCCGTATTTATTGGCATGGAAAGGTGTCTACAATATGTGgtggatgagccacccagggatccccgatgatGATGTTTTCAAGAATTTCAAAAGCCCGCCCGCCCCTAGACGTTTACGAGCAGAAAGACGGACTAGCTAAGCGTGGAGCGAGCGAGCGGGTCCGGGAGTCGGCCCGAGCCCGGATCCTGGCACCGAGCGAGGGAAAGCCACACGGGGGCGCCGGCGCGCAGGCCGCGCCGGGCGGTCCAAGCATGTCCAGCAGGGGGCGCTGCCGGCGGAGGCCCACCCGGGGCCGGCCGGAAGCCGGGCCGGAGGCGGCCGGGCGCCGTCGCGACTCCTCCCGCttccgctgccgctgccgctgccgctgccgctgccgctgccgctgccgcagACGCCGCGGCCCCGCGCCGAGCCGCAGAGCGCCGAGCCGCAGTCCGCGCCGCCGCCGCGATGCCGCTGGAGaacctggaggaggaggggctgccCAAGAACCCCGACCTGCGCATCGCGCAGCTGCGCTTCCTGCTCAGCCTGCCCGAGCACCGCGGGGACGCGGCCGTGCGCGACGAGCTGATGGCGGCCGTCCGCGACAACAGTGAGGCCCGCGGGAGCGCCGAGTCAGCGGCCTAGGCCTGGGctggccccgggggggggggggacggcgGGGGGGCGGCTCTGGCCGTGCGGGCCTCCCCCGCAGGCGGTGCCCGGGCTGCCCGGACGGGAGCGGGAGCCGCGTGCGAGGAGCcccggggggcgggagggggggcgagggggcgccggcgccgcccccgcccccgcccgtggGTAAGTCGGGGCCGCCCTCTCTGGCTCTCAGACATGGCTCCCTACTACGAAGCCCTGTGCAAATCCCTCGACTGGCAGCTGGACACGGACCTGCTCAATAAAATGAGGAAGGCCAACGAGGACGAGTTGAAGCGTTTGGACGAGGAGCTGGAAGACGCGGAGAAGAACCTGGGGGAGAGCGAGATCCGGGACGCCATGATGGCCAAGGCCGAGTACCTGTGCCGCGTCGGCGACAAGGTGAGTGGCCGTGGCGCGCGTCTCCGTGGGGCTCGCGCGGGACACCGGCTTCCGGGGgcgcccgcttctccctctcctcccgatCAGGCGCTCGGTCCCTACTAAATAAAtagcgtcttttttttttttttttttttttaatatagagacccagagagagagagagagagagagagagagaggcaggctccatgcagggagcccaacgcaggactcgatcccgggtctccaggatcacgccctgggctgaaggcggcgctaaaccgctgagccacccgcgctgcccaaataaataacatttttttttttttgtttttaaagatttaatttatttattcatgactcagagacacacagagacagagagagagagaggcagagacacaggcagaaggagaagcaggctccatgcagagagccagatgcgggactccatcacaggtctccaggatcacgccctgggctcaacccctgagccaccaggcatcccctataaataacatctttaagaaaaaatttattttaaaaaaaatttaaaaattaccttctttttaaaaaataattgcagaGGTAATGTGCTCACCTGGCCTAATGCAGCAGCACAAAAATGAGTGACAAAAAGTCGGTTTTCttgctacccccccccccccttcctggcCAGGTGTGTGTGTTCTGTGCTGTGTCCATGCCAGTAAGACCTTAAGGGCACTTGCAGAGATTTTTGTTGGTTTCCTGCTGTTACAAAGGTGGGATCATTCTCAGTGGTGCACACTTTTCTCACCTTGGCGGGAAGCATTGCTTCTGCTGAATTTGAAGAATTATCTCTACAAGTAATAGTCTCATTATAAGAAACTGAACATTACAGATAATGCTGAAGTTctacttgatttttatttcctagcACCTCAAGGtaaccttttagttttattgtacATTTACAAGCACATAAATTAGGtagtattgtgtttttaaaaattgtttttaggggcacccagctggcttgGTCAGAGGAGCTTGTGACCCCTTGGTCTTGGAGTCATGGCTGTGAGCCCTATGTGGAtattactttaaaacaaacaaacaccaaaaatgttttgtttttttttaaagtgagaccATACTGTACTCAGGTGTTCCCATTTACTTTTTCATGCAGCATTGTATCAGGATCTTTCCACGTTAATGTACATGAATCTTGCTGATTCTGGTTAACTGCTAGCCAGTAGTCTGTTGTAGGGCTGTGCCAGTTTGCTTACCTCTTCAGCTGTTGATGGACACGTAGGTTTGTTTTCAGCTGTATTTGCTTGTACAAGACACTTTTGTAGAAATTTGATTGAATGTGTCTCCTGGGAGATAAATGCTAATGTTCTCTAGGGTATATTCTGGGAAATTCAATTGGTGGGACAAGGTTATGATGATGgttggtgagattgagccccacaaccCCATGACTCACTTTGCACTCAGCGGGGActcagcttgaggattctctctctctcctatataTATTCttgcaaatgaatgaataaatcttaaaaagaaaacagctccTAGTTTGTGTGGTTTTCTTGGATTTGAGGAATTTCAACAAGGACGTGCTTGAGTCAGCATTAGGAGTTATAAATTGGTGATGTGCCCATGTCATTTTCCATGTTTATTAAGttgcatttttctaaaaaagaagagctttcttttttttattcctgtttacTCTCATCTGAGGTATATTATTTACTGTTACCTAATGGATTTTTATCATTCACTGTGTTACCACTGATCACAGTCATTACTCTTTCATGGTGCTCATCTTGTTACAGGCGTGTTAGTGGGAGCTCCTTCAAGAAGGCTTCTTTGTTGGACATCTCCTTGGTCTTCCTTATTTTCTCATATAGCTGGCTATTATAGGCTCACCTGTTATTTTTACTCTCCAAACCTGGAATCATCCATTTCTCCAAGGATCCTTGGTTTTAGTGTGTGGGGGGAGGTGTATTTAGAAACGAAGATCTGTGTGTCAGCTGTGCCCATTACTGTCTTGCGAGCCCATATTACTTATGAGGTATAACTTCTATAAAACAAACCCAGACGCATACTAAGAAGTATTACATAgtcaaatgattttattcatgtttgtgttttttaaagcagTAGGAACATTTTATTCTACATACTTTGACAGACCAGTGTGTTTAAATCCTACTTTGTATTCTCATAGTCAGtgactaagagaaaaaaatgctgaatATGTGGAAGAAAGAATGTTGAAACGATTATGAATAGATTGTGAATGTTTTTcgtatattattttttagaatgttaAGTATATGCTTAAGTATGTctgatgtattttttatattttatacaagtGGAGAGAAAAGTATAATGAATCCCCATGCAGTGGTTACCTGCTTCCACAGTTATCAGTTCATGGGTATCTTATTTTATCCCTACTCCTACGTTTTCCCTGTATCTCTTCCTAAGAGAATTCCAGACAGCTGATAGTGTTTGAAACTTTTAACCTTTTCTCACCCGTTGCCTTGGTTCTCTTGACAGGATGGTGCTCTGACAGCCTTTCGCAAGACATATGACAAAACTGTGGCTCTGGGTCACCGTCTGGATATTGTGTTCTATCTTCTTAGGATTGGATTATTTTATATGGACAATGATCTCATCACACGAAACACAGAAAAGGccaaaaggtattttttaatgaTGGCAATATATTCCCTAtaaattacactaaaaaaaaaagaaaccaatgtaAGAAATTGGCTTGTTTTATTTACAACTAGTAAATTAGGTCAGATAATTGATGTGcttatttagtaaaatattttctttaaatatttccttgtAGCTCAAGTTGTTTTCTGtttgaaaataacacaaaactttaaaaaagtggCCTTGTCAGTTTCTAGATTGTGAccttactattttttatttatagcttAATAGAGGAAGGAGGAGATTGGGACAGGAGAAACCGCCTAAAAGTTTATCAAGGTCTTTATTGTGTGGCTATTCGTGATTTCAAACAGGCAGCTGAACTCTTCCTTGACACAGTTTCAACATTCACATCCTATGAACTTATGGATTATAAGACCTTTGTGACTTACACGGTCTATGTCAGCATGATTGCTTTAGAAAGACCAGATCTCAGGGAAAAGGTAATGACTAAATCTTTAATACTTCTATTTAGAAATTACTCTAGGCTTTTCTATCCTAAATAAACATGAAAGTgtacatttggggtttttttgttttttttatttgtaggtGATTAAAGGAGCCGAGATCCTTGAGGTGCTGCACAGCCTTCCAGCGGTCCGGCAATACCTATTTTCACTCTATGAGTGTCGTTACTctgttttcttccagtctttAGGTAAGGATAGAGCTGCTCATTTCAGTGATCTGTCTTGTCTTAATTCTGATCCTGTATGCAGATAACAAAGATGTCTCTTCACATCTGTGACAAATATACTGTGCAAGTCTTTGCTGCAGGTCTTTGGTTAGTGTGGCTAAATGTTTTGCCCCCGCCCCCTTTTTTTTAGAAGAGGGGcttagtggggatccctggggtggctcagcggtttagtgcctgccttcggccgacagtgtgattctggagtccaggatcgaatcccacatcaggctccctgctggagcgtgcttctccctctgcctaggtctctgcctctctctgggtttctcatgaataaataaaatcttaaaaaagaaaaagagggggtTAGCAGACTGTGACTTGTTTTTATATGGCCCGAGAGGTAAGATTGATGTTAACACTGTTAaaggtttgtttaaaaaaatattttttctaagatttatttattttagtgagcagggggaggggcagaaggagagggagatagagaatctcaagctgccTCCACAATGAATGTGGAGgcagatatgggacttgatctcaggaccctgagatcatgacttgagcagaaacaaagagactcttaaccaactgagccatccaagcaccctcGTGCATATTCTGTTTTTAAGCAGGTTTTTGCCTGTGTTTAAGGAGTGCTTACTCCATGCATAAAAGGCTGTTTCCTGAGAATTCATACTATCCCTCTGTATGTGGGAAGAAGGCCCTTTAGGCATGATGAGTCACCTGCTTGGCCTCATCTCATATTTATACACAGGTGCATTTGCACATGAGATCATATTGCAGAATTATTGTTCATCCTTTTTTATGCTTGCTGCTTGCCTGGTCATTACTCTGCTCAGATGTGGGGCTCTTAACCTTCTTCCTTCAGTCAGAATGAATCCCTTCCCTGCATTCCTGGGGAGCTTTTATTTTATGCCCCctctttttattgagatataaattaCATAAAGTTCACCGGTTTCAAGTGTAAAATTTGGTGGCCTTATTATCTTGATGAGGTTGTGCAGTCATCATCACTAATTCCTGAACATATTCACTGCAAAAAGGAAATCTGTACCCATTGAGCAGTCAGTTC encodes:
- the PSMD6 gene encoding 26S proteasome non-ATPase regulatory subunit 6 isoform X2; this encodes MPLENLEEEGLPKNPDLRIAQLRFLLSLPEHRGDAAVRDELMAAVRDNNMAPYYEALCKSLDWQLDTDLLNKMRKANEDELKRLDEELEDAEKNLGESEIRDAMMAKAEYLCRVGDKDGALTAFRKTYDKTVALGHRLDIVFYLLRIGLFYMDNDLITRNTEKAKSLIEEGGDWDRRNRLKVYQGLYCVAIRDFKQAAELFLDTVSTFTSYELMDYKTFVTYTVYVSMIALERPDLREKVIKGAEILEVLHSLPAVRQYLFSLYECRYSVFFQSLAIVEQEMKKDWLFAPHYRYYVREMRIHAYSQLLESYRSLTLGYMAEAFGVGVEFIDQPDSKNWQYQETIKKGDLLLNRVQKLSRVINM
- the PSMD6 gene encoding 26S proteasome non-ATPase regulatory subunit 6 isoform X1 — its product is MPLENLEEEGLPKNPDLRIAQLRFLLSLPEHRGDAAVRDELMAAVRDNNMAPYYEALCKSLDWQLDTDLLNKMRKANEDELKRLDEELEDAEKNLGESEIRDAMMAKAEYLCRVGDKDGALTAFRKTYDKTVALGHRLDIVFYLLRIGLFYMDNDLITRNTEKAKSLIEEGGDWDRRNRLKVYQGLYCVAIRDFKQAAELFLDTVSTFTSYELMDYKTFVTYTVYVSMIALERPDLREKVIKGAEILEVLHSLPAVRQYLFSLYECRYSVFFQSLAIVEQEMKKDWLFAPHYRYYVREMRIHAYSQLLESYRSLTLGYMAEAFGVGVEFIDQELSRFIAAGRLHCKIDKVNEIVETNRPDSKNWQYQETIKKGDLLLNRVQKLSRVINM
- the PSMD6 gene encoding 26S proteasome non-ATPase regulatory subunit 6 isoform X3 encodes the protein MPLENLEEEGLPKNPDLRIAQLRFLLSLPEHRGDAAVRDELMAAVRDNNMAPYYEALCKSLDWQLDTDLLNKMRKANEDELKRLDEELEDAEKNLGESEIRDAMMAKAEYLCRVGDKDGALTAFRKTYDKTVALGHRLDIVFYLLRIGLFYMDNDLITRNTEKAKSLIEEGGDWDRRNRLKVYQGLYCVAIRDFKQAAELFLDTVSTFTSYELMDYKTFVTYTVYVSMIALERPDLREKVIKGAEILEVLHSLPAVRQYLFSLYECRYSVFFQSLAIVEQEMKKDWLFAPHYRYYVREMRIHAYSQLLESYRSLTLGYMAEAFGVGVEFIDQELSRFIAAGRLHCKIDKVNEIVETNRYCKT